Proteins encoded together in one Ipomoea triloba cultivar NCNSP0323 chromosome 4, ASM357664v1 window:
- the LOC116017703 gene encoding F-box/kelch-repeat protein At3g23880-like → MEASASLSNLPQDIIRHILLQLPVKCVIRCQCVCKQWRSLIDDSDFKFSYRGQLRMILLSPEFKSKDRWRRSIVKSTSHDLRLRRHKWPFGEESPLIREDNLRVLCSCNGLVLLLRVGTEDIWLWNPSTKCSTKVLESPYPEEFNHIYLGGLCYDSCTSDYKVVLLIHPIGFDPFEFGYPFYPFFISASFKHKKWRQVQFPCNSKSVRAGLEFRNTFHWWASDMKDWDWYKNYSSDRNKIVYFDPAHDEFRILPLPTPELSKNFSIFGLGVIDDCLCMAACLVHDEEEEPKIKTIWIMKEYGRQESWMIAFTMQMPELGDIYGSYGLTFYSQKKNFNFKTLNINFAFFIGFEALNIYEDQRRILFG, encoded by the exons ATGGAAGCTTCAGCTTCATTGTCAAACCTACCTCAGGACATCATTCGACATATACTTTTGCAGTTGCCGGTGAAGTGTGTGATTCGATGCCAGTGCGTATGTAAACAGTGGCGTTCATTGATAGACGATTCAGATTTCAAGTTCTCGTATCGTGGACAACTTCGAATGATCCTCCTCTCCCCCGAATTCAAAAGCAAGGATCGCTGGAGGAGGTCGATAGTTAAATCTACAAGCCATGATCTTCGTCTTCGAAGGCATAAATGGCCGTTCGGAGAGGAGTCTCCATTGATTCGTGAAGACAATCTTAGAGTTTTGTGTTCTTGCAACGGGCTTGTGCTTCTTCTTCGGGTGGGTACGGAAGATATTTGGTTGTGGAACCCGTCCACCAAGTGTTCGACGAAAGTGCTCGAGTCTCCATATCCGGAGGAGTTTAACCATATTTATCTTGGAGGGCTATGCTACGACTCATGCACTAGCGATTACAAGGTCGTCCTATTAATACACCCCATTGGATTTGATCCTTTTGAATTTGGCTATCCATTTTATCCATTTTTCATCTCTGCCAGCTTCAAACACAAAAAGTGGCGACAAGTGCAGTTCCCTTGTAACTCGAAATCTGTTAGAGCCGGCCTTGAGTTTCGCAATACATTTCATTGGTGGGCAAGTGACATGAAAGATTGGGATTGGTATAAGAATTACTCGTCGGATAGGAATAAGATCGTATATTTTGATCCTGCACATGATGAATTCAGAATTTTGCCTTTGCCCACCCCCGAACTAAGCAAAAACTTCTCGATATTCGGGTTGGGGGTTATAGATGACTGCTTATGCATGGCCGCATGCTTGGTTCatgatgaggaagaagaacccaaaatcaaaacaatatGGATTATGAAGGAATATGGTAGACAAGAATCATGGATGATTGCATTTACTATGCAAATGCCTGAACTTGGAGATATTTATGGGAGTTATGGCTTAACATTCTATTCTCAAAAGAAGAAT TTTAATTTCAAGACTTTGAATATCaattttgctttctttattgggTTCGAGGCTTTGAACATTTATGAAGATCAGAGGAGAATACTCTTTGGGTGA
- the LOC116017709 gene encoding F-box/kelch-repeat protein At3g23880-like, which yields MEASASLPNIPNEIILHILLQLPMKAVIRCQCVCKQWRSLIDDSDFKLSYRGERRVIFLSLGSESQDYNWNSKFLVRSTSHDSRLQRHELPFGEADYPLIRASDEYPVRSLCSCNGFVLLMAVRDRDIFLWNPSTRCLRKVLEFPYPEVLVILGGLCYDSCTRDYKVVLSIRPGLVFGDRFVISASLNHKEWRPVQFPFSLNYARGGLEFRNTFHWWANDIKDPHFSGSGRNKILYFDPVRDEFKILSTPERGQNFSIVGLGVIDDCLSLACMVNKQEKLKTTTTTLQVLIMKEYGIQESWMTAFAIQMPQLPYTSMSRFSLTFYSQKNNAQEVVFLSTMGYFLGKVYVYDRKEDELRSGLLMNFAKNDSGRRISCVSMCFYVESLACLPLQQHMIN from the coding sequence ATGGAAGCTTCAGCTTCATTGCCAAACATACCTAATGAAATCATTCTGCATATACTTTTGCAGTTGCCGATGAAGGCTGTGATCCGGTGCCAATGCGTATGTAAACAGTGGCGTTCGTTGATAGACGACTCAGATTTCAAGCTCTCGTATCGTGGAGAACGAAGAGTGATCTTCCTCTCGCTCGGATCCGAAAGCCAGGATTATAACTGGAATTCCAAATTCTTAGTTAGATCCACAAGCCATGATTCTCGTCTTCAAAGGCATGAATTGCCGTTCGGAGAGGCTGATTATCCATTGATTCGTGCAAGCGACGAATACCCTGTTAGATCTTTGTGTTCTTGCAACGGATTTGTGCTTCTGATGGCTGTGAGAGATAGAGATATTTTTTTGTGGAACCCGTCCACCAGGTGTTTGAGGAAAGTGCTCGAGTTTCCATATCCGGAGGTGTTGGTTATCCTTGGAGGGCTATGTTACGACTCGTGCACTAGAGATTACAAGGTCGTCCTATCAATAAGGCCGGGTCTTGTATTTGGTGATCGATTTGTTATCTCTGCAAGCCTCAACCACAAAGAGTGGCGACCAGTGCAGTTCCCTTTTAGCTTGAATTATGCTAGAGGTGGTTTGGAGTTTCGCAATACATTTCATTGGTGGGCAAATGACATCAAAGATCCCCATTTTTCGGGGAGCGGTAGGAATAAGATCCTATATTTTGATCCTGTGCGTGATGAATTCAAAATCTTGTCCACTCCCGAACGGGGACAAAATTTCTCCATAGTCGGGTTGGGGGTTATAGATGACTGTTTATCCTTGGCATGCATGGTTAACAAACAGGAAAAACTCAAAACCACAACCACAACGTTGCAAGTATTGATTATGAAGGAATATGGCATACAAGAATCATGGATGACTGCATTTGCGATCCAAATGCCACAACTTCCATATACTTCTATGAGTAGATTTAGTTTAACGTTTTATTCTCAGAAAAACAATGCACAAGAAGTAGTATTCTTAAGTACAATGGGTTATTTTTTGGGGAAAGTATATGTTTATGATCGGAAAGAAGATGAACTGAGATCAGGATTGCTGATGAATTTCGCAAAGAACGACTCAGGTCGTCGTATAAGCTGTGTTAGTATGTGTTTCTATGTTGAGAGTCTTGCTTGCTTGCCCTTGCAGCAACATATGATTAATTAA
- the LOC116017713 gene encoding F-box/kelch-repeat protein At3g23880-like, whose protein sequence is MEASTPFSNIHNEIIRHILLQLPMKAVIRCQCVCKQWRSWIDDSDFKLSYRGKRRVIIVSHEPKNQDYNWNSRFLVRSTSHGSCFQRHKLPFGEAAYPLIRASNEFPVRSLCSCNGFVLLLLIAERYILLWNPFTRCLTKVLQLPYPKESNIVILGGLCYVSCTRDYKAVILIRPLIGPDREFGYPFVIFASLNHKEWRPVQFPYNLNSANGNVEFRNTFYWWASDIKDWDYDCDFISGGDRNRILYFDPVCDEFRVLPTPELRQNVSIVGLGVIDDCLSMACMFYTQEKLKTMQILIMKEYGIQESWMTAFAIQMPQYPQTTRYPHYCEGYGITFYSQRNNAEEVLFMRTLCCFWGQVYVYDRKKDELREVLMDFLKDDSGRIRCLCLCFYVESLASLPCSHI, encoded by the coding sequence ATGGAAGCTTCAACTCCATTCTCAAACATACATAATGAAATCATTCGGCATATACTTTTGCAGTTGCCGATGAAGGCTGTGATCCGGTGCCAGTGCGTATGTAAACAGTGGCGTTCGTGGATAGACGACTCAGATTTCAAGCTCTCGTATCGTGGAAAACGACGAGTGATCATCGTATCCCACGAACCCAAAAACCAGGATTATAACTGGAATTCCAGATTCTTAGTTAGATCCACAAGCCATGGTTCTTGTTTTCAAAGGCATAAATTGCCGTTCGGAGAGGCTGCTTATCCATTGATTCGTGCAAGCAACGAATTTCCTGTTAGATCTTTGTGTTCTTGCAATGGGTTTGTGCTTCTGCTTCTGATAGCTGAGAGATATATTTTGTTGTGGAACCCGTTCACCAGGTGTTTGACGAAAGTGCTCCAGTTGCCATATCCGAAAGAGTCAAATATTGTTATCCTTGGAGGGCTATGCTATGTCTCCTGCACTAGAGATTACAAGGCCGTCATATTAATTCGCCCCCTAATAGGGCCGGATCGTGAATTTGGCTATCCATTTGTCATCTTTGCAAGCCTCAACCACAAAGAGTGGCGACCAGTGCAGTTCCCTTATAACTTGAATTCTGCTAATGGCAATGTGGAGTTTCGCAATACATTTTACTGGTGGGCAAGTGACATCAAAGATTGGGATTATGATTGTGATTTCATCTCGGGAGGCGATAGGAATAGGATCCTGTATTTTGATCCTGTGTGTGATGAATTTAGAGTCTTACCCACCCCCGAACTGAGACAAAATGTCTCCATAGTTGGGTTGGGGGTTATAGATGACTGTTTATCCATGGCATGCATGTTTTACacacaagaaaaattaaaaacgaTGCAAATATTAATCATGAAGGAATATGGCATACAAGAATCATGGATGACTGCATTTGCTATCCAAATGCCTCAATATCCACAAACGACTCGATATCCACATTATTGTGAGGGTTATGGCATAACATTCTATTCTCAGAGAAACAATGCAGAAGAAGTATTATTCATGCGTACCTTGTGTTGCTTCTGGGGGCAAGTATATGTTTATGATCGAAAAAAAGATGAACTGAGGGAAGTGCTAATGGATTTCCTAAAGGACGACTCAGGTCGTATACGCTGTCTTTGTTTGTGTTTCTATGTTGAGAGTCTTGCTTCCTTGCCCTGCAGCCAcatatga
- the LOC116017693 gene encoding F-box/kelch-repeat protein At3g23880-like translates to MEASTPFSNIPNEIIPHILLQLPMKAVIRCQCVCKQWRSLIDDSDFKLSYCGQRRVIILSLDSKSQDYNWNFRFLLVRSTSHDSGLQRHELPFGEAAYPLINRASDEYPVSSLCSCNGIVLLMAKRDILLWNPSTRCSTKVLESPYPEKSNSVLLGGLCYDSCTRDYKAVLSIRPLIGPGPLDREFGNPFVISTSLNHEEWRPVQFPYNLDSTRGGVEFHNTFHWWASDIENWHSNMDYFSGGNRNRIVYFDPVCDEFKILPTPELRQNFPIVGLGVIDDCLSIACTVHKQKNSIPITIQVLIMKEYGIQESWMTAFAVQINTQYPYTIASYGLTFYSQKNNAQEVLFLHAMNWSEGKVYVYDRKKDELREVPLDFPKNDSGRRGIWCVSMCFYVESLASLPLQPHMIN, encoded by the coding sequence ATGGAAGCTTCAACTCCATTCTCAAACATTCCTAATGAAATCATTCCGCATATACTTTTGCAGTTGCCGATGAAGGCTGTGATCCGGTGCCAGTGTGTCTGTAAACAATGGCGTTCGTTGATAGACGACTCAGATTTCAAGCTCTCGTATTGTGGACAACGACGAGTGATAATCCTCTCCCTCGATTCCAAAAGCCAGGATTATAATTGGAATTTCAGATTCTTATTAGTTAGATCCACAAGCCATGATTCTGGTCTTCAAAGGCATGAATTGCCGTTCGGAGAGGCTGCTTATCCATTGATTAATCGTGCAAGTGACGAATACCCTGTAAGTTCTTTGTGTTCTTGCAACGGGATTGTGCTTTTGATGGCTAAGAGAGATATTTTGTTGTGGAACCCGTCCACCAGGTGTTCGACAAAAGTGCTCGAGTCGCCATATCCGGAGAAGTCAAATTCGGTTCTCCTTGGAGGGCTTTGCTACGACTCCTGCACAAGAGATTACAAGGCCGTCCTATCAATTCGCCCCCTAATAGGGCCAGGGCCGCTGGATCGTGAATTTGGCAATCCATTTGTCATCTCTACAAGCCTCAACCACGAAGAGTGGCGACCAGTGCAGTTCCCTTATAACTTGGATTCTACCAGAGGCGGTGTGGAATTTCACAATACATTTCACTGGTGGGCAAGTGACATAGAGAATTGGCATTCGAATATGGATTACTTCTCGGGAGGCAATAGGAATAGGATTGTATATTTTGATCCTGTGTGTGATGAATTTAAAATCTTGCCCACTCCCGAACTGAGACAAAATTTTCCCATAGTCGGGTTGGGGGTTATAGATGACTGTTTATCCATAGCATGCACGGTTCACAAACAGAAAAATTCAATACCCATAACAATCCAAGTATTGATTATGAAGGAATATGGCATTCAAGAATCATGGATGACTGCATTTGCTGTCCAAATTAATACTCAATATCCATATACTATTGCGAGTTATGGATTAACATTCTATTCTCAGAAAAACAATGCACAAGAAGTATTATTCCTTCATGCTATGAATTGGTCCGAGGGGAAAGTATATGTTTATGATCGAAAAAAAGATGAACTGAGGGAAGTGCCTTTGGATTTCCCAAAGAACGACTCAGGTCGTCGTGGTATATGGTGTGTTAGTATGTGTTTCTACGTTGAGAGTCTTGCTTCCTTGCCACTGCAGCCACATATGATTAATTAA